The genomic stretch TCACCCTGGGACCTCTCGACCTGCAGCTGGATCGACGGGACCGGGTCGCGATCACCGGGCCGAACGGGTCCGGCAAGTCGACGCTGCTCGCCCTCCTGCTCGGACGGGTCCCGCCGGACGGCGGTCACGTATCGCTCGGCCCGGGGGTCGTGGTCGGCGAGGTGGACCAGGCGCGGTCCCGCTTCGAGGGGGACGAGCCGCTGACCTCGGCCTTCGCCCGCCAGGTGCCCGACTGGCCGACCGCGGACGTCCGGACCCTGCTGGCGAAGTTCGGCCTGGGCGCGCACCAGGTCGGCCGTCCCGCCGCGTCGCTGTCACCGGGGGAGCGGACCCGGGCCGGGCTGGCGCTTCTGCAGGCCCGCGGCGTCAACCTGCTGGTCCTGGACGAGCCGACGAACCATCTGGACCTGCCCGCGATCGAGCAGCTCGAGCAGGCCCTGGACACGTTCGACGGAACGCTGCTGCTGGTGACCCACGATCGCCGGATGCTGGAGGACGTGCGGCTGACCCGCCGGTGGGAGGTCGACGAGGGAACGGTCACGGAGGTCTTCGCCGACTGAGCGGACCGTGCGCATCCGGGATCGCGTCGATGGGCCCACCGCCGTCGCCAGCAGTTCCCATTGGGGTGGTGTCCGAGGGGGGACTTGAACTCCCGTCAGAGCCGTACCGACTGGTTCCGGTCCCGACCGTCCCATCCCGGAAGGCGTTGCAGCAGAGCGACTCCACGGCCCGGACATTCCGGATCGTTCCGACCCGTCACGGGGGTTCCGGTAGATGGGCGGTAGATGGGCGGTAGATGGGAGCCGACCTGCAACCGGCCTCGGACCCCCGGCCGCACGCTCGGCCAGAGCGCCGTCGGGAGGCGACCAGGCGGAGCGGGGGTGGACCCCCGGCATCCGACCTTCCGCCCACGACCCTGGCCGTGGCAGGGTGCCGCCATGACGAGCTGCCCCGCGTGGTGCACCGAGGCCGGCGACCACGACCAGCACCGGGCCGTGACGACGGCGGCTCGCGGCCGGGTCGCGGTCGCGGTGACACTGGACGACACCGAGCGCGAGGACGGCTGGGGCGCGCAGGTGTCGGTGCGGGCTGGCGGCGCGCTGCCGCTGCTGGTCGACGTCCAGGACGCCCGAGCGCTGGCGGCCGCGCTGCTGGCCGGGGCCGACGCGGTCGAGGCTCACCCCACGACCCTGGTGCTGCCGCTGCGGGCGCACCTGACGTCGGTATGACCGGGCAGTAGCCGAACCGCCCGGTTCGGCCCCGGCCGTCGCCGGACATGACCTCGGTGTCCGCACCCGGCACCGCCCCCGTCGGACCCGGTCCCGCTCGACGTTCGTCACCGCGCCCCGGCGACAGGCTGACTCAGGCCTGACCGCGAGTCAGGTCGGCGTTCCGTTCCTTCATCGTCCCTCGGTGAGGCGCCGGCCCCACGATCCTGCGCGCCAGCCGGTTGTAGTGGACCGCGGACGGCGGGGGACCGTCGCCGTCGCGATGGGCCAGGATGCGGCCGAGCCGGGGAAGCGACCCGGCGTCCCACGTGTCGCCGCAGCGCTCGCAGAAGACCTCGAGGCCGTGCTTCTTGCTGATCCGCAGCCAGCCGTCGCAGCCGTCGACCACGCACCGCCCCAGCGGCCGGCGCCGGCCGAACTCGCCCTCGAGGACGCCGTTGAGCCGGGTGGCGATGGAGTCGACCTCGGAGTCGAAGTCGTCGCCGAGCCCTTCGGACTCGATCCAGTCGGCGTGCTGCCGCAGCCATGCCGCCAGAGACGTCGCGGACAGGTCCGACGGCCCTCGCAGGCGACGCTTGACGATCACCAGCTCGGCCCAGCTGCGCAGCAGCCGGTCGGCCTCGGCGAGGGCGTCGAGGAGCTCCAGCGGTAGCGGCGGCCGGGAGGTGTGCTTCAACCGAGCGGCCCCGGTGCTCGGCGCTGGGGCGCGAAGGTGCCGCTCGGACCGAGCTCGGGCCAGCGCGGAGAGCAGGTCGTCCAGCGGCGCCGTCACGGCACCTCCACGATCGAGCCGTCCGCGTGGACGGTGAACCGGCCCATCGGCGGCAGCCGCAGGGACTCGGGAAGCTCGTACCCCCAGACCGTCACGGGGCGCCCGGCCCGCAGGTCGGCGAGCTGCTGGGGGAAGGGGCAGCCCGGGACTGCGCCGTAGACGTCGCTGAGTTCTTGAAGCCACCGCGCGAGGTGGCCGCGGACCCCGGCGGCGACGGCGACCCGCTTAGACCGAGCCACCGGCGACACCTCTGCGACCCGCGAACCGCTGCCACCGCTGGTTCGCGGCGTTCGCCGCGCGAGCCTGGGACGCGGTCCTCGGGATGCCGTCCTCATCCGGCAGCGCGATCTCGCCCAGGAGTTTGCCGAGGGCGAGCCGACCCTGACGAGCCTCGGTCGCGGCGGCGTTGAGCCGGGGCTGGCCGGCGGCGCCGAGCACGATCAGGCCGTCGCGGGCGAGGACCTCCTCGAGCGCGGCCACGTCGTCGGCCTGGCGCGCGGCCGTGGCGAGGATCGCCAGCTCACGGGCGTCCAGCTCCAAGCCGGCGGCGTCGACCTCGCCGATGATGCTCTGCCACAACGCCTTTCCGGCGGCGCGCAGGCCCTTCGGTGGTGCGGGTTTCGCAGTTCTGGTCATTCCTGGTCCTCTCGGGGTTGGTTCGCGTGGGCATTCCGGTCAGCGGCGAGCGCTATGCCGACCAGGGGCGGGACGAAGCGCGGCAGAGTGTTCCCCCTGGGGGGGTCACGCTTTCCCCTGCGCTGCAAGGACTTCGCCGATGCTCATCGGGGTGACAACCTGGCCCTCGACTCGGACGGCGACGGCACCGGGGTGGGCGCGGAGCACCGACACGATGGTGGCGAGGACGGCGTCGGTCACGCCCCGCTGGTGCAGCTCGAGCCGGACCCGGGCGACGGCCTCGGACAAGGTCTCGTCGTCCCTCGCCGCGAGCTGCTTCCGATGGATCACGATCACGTTGTCCTCCTGCGGATCAGGCCCGGCCGAGCGGGCGCGCCGGCCACGGGCGACGCCAGCCCCGCGGAACAGGCGCCGCGGGCGCAGCCCGCTCGACCGGGGGTTCATGGAGGGTCAGCCGCCGGCGCGGTCGCGGGCGTCGCGGGCGAGCTGGCCGGGATCGGTCTGCTCCTCGGCCCCGACCGCCGCGCAATGCGGACACTCGGGGCAGCGCGGGGCCGGTGCCGATGCTGGTGTGTGCCCTCCGGCGCGTGCTCGAGCGGCGAGCGCGAGCTGCCGGGCCGACTCGACGGCGCTCACGAGAACACCACCACAGACGGCGGCTCGGCCTGGCGCCGGGCGGCGTCGGCGCGGGAGCGGTCGGACGCGGCGCGCAGCAGGTCCGCGGCGGCGTCGGCGTCGACCGGGGTGACGTACCGCAGGCGGAACCCGGACTCGGTCGTCTTGCGCCAGCGCTCGGCGTGCGACCACGACTCGATGAGGCGCGGCCAGACTCGGACCACGTCGTCGTCGGTGGCGACCCAGCGGAGCGGTTCCGGGGCCTTGTCGTCCGGGTCTCCGAGGACGCGGGCCAGCGACGCGCGCAGCGCGACGATCCGGTCCAGCTCGAGGGCGGTGCGGCGCAGCGTGTTCGCCGCGTCCACCACCTCCCCGCCGGCGTCGACCAGCGACACCGGGTCCATGCCGGGCGGGACTAGCGGCAGGGCCTCGACGAACGTGGCGGCGAGGGCGTCGTAGCGCTTCGCCATCGCCTTGTGGATGTTCGCGGCGTCGGCCCGCAGGGCGACGCGGACGTCGAGCGCGAGCCGGCCGTCGACCTGGGCGAGCGCGGCGGCCCGGTGCTCGGCGGCGGCGAGGTCGATCGCGTAGTCGGTCATCACGCCGACCACGTTGTCCGGGGTGAGGGGGACGTCGGCCGGGGCTGGCCGGTTGCGGGTGGTCGAGCGTGCGGCGGCCCAGGTCGCAGCCGCGGCGTCGAGCACCTTCGGACGCTTCCAGCCGAGGTCGGCGAGGTCGCCGGCCAGGCCGGCCAGTGTGACGTACTTGTCAGTCATGCGGGGTTCTCCTTGGTGGTGGTGGTGCGGCGGGTGGTGAGTCCGAACGCGGCGGGGTCGTCGCGCAGTAGGTCGCGGGCGTCGTCGCCCTCGGGTGGCGTCAGCACCTCGAGGGATGCGGCGTGATCGGCCAGCTCGTCGCGGATGCGCTGGGCGCAGGCGAGTCCCGGTGGGTCGTTGTCGGGCACGAGGACGACGTGGGCTCCGGTGAGCAGGTGCCGGAGCCGTCGCAGGTTGGGTGCGCTGGCCCCGCCGGCCCAGGTGGTCGCGTACAGGCCGCGACCGGCGAGCGCGTCGACCGAGCTCTCGGACTCGACGAGGTAGATCGTCTCCCCGGCGGCGATCCCCATGGCGACCTGGCGCTCGAGGTACAGCGGCAGGTCGCGCACGGCTGCACCACGTAGGCCGGGGATCCACGCGCCTGCGTCGTCTCTGGTTTCCCAACGCAGATCCTTGGTGCCGTCGGTGGCCCGGTAGCGGACGACGCGCCAGCGGTCGCCGTAGGGGTGGGCCGCTTCCCACTTCCAGGTGCGGCCGTCCCGGCCGGCGCCGGGTCGGGTGAGGTCCACCGGCGGGTAGGTCACCGTGATGTAGCGCCGGGCGTGCTCGGTGGGCTCGAGGCGTGGGGGGTGGTGCAGGACGCGGCGGGTGACCTTGAGCGCGGCCAGGACCTCGTCAGTGGTGCAGTGGGTGAAGCACTTCACAGAGGCGCGGCCGTGGGGCCGGTCGAGGACGGACAGGGACGGGTGGACATCGTCATGGGCGGGGCACTGCCACAGTGGCGGGTTGCCGTTGGTGTGGCCGGATCCTGAGGCGGCGAGGACGGCGCGAAGCCACGCGGCGGTGGGCGACACGCCGTCGGCGTCAGACTTCGGATCGCCGAGAGAAAGTGCAGAAACCCGAGAAAGTGCTGCACTTCCTCCCGTTTCTGCACTTCTTGTAGGAGGTGCGAAGTCGTTCACGGCCGCACCTCGACGTGGTACAGGCGGCGGTGGCCGGCCCCGGACTTGCGCAGGACGAGGGCCGGGCTAGAGCCCACCCAGCGTCCGACACGATTGGTCAGCCACCAGCCAAGCGACTTAGTGAACCCGCCGCGGTCCATGCGCTGCGCCAGCTCGCCGGGCAGGTTCTCCACGATCTCGGCGTCATCGTCCTTGACCGGGTGGAAGGTGGCGTAGCTGTTGCCGGCCTCGGCCTTCTCGTTCACCTTCAGCTTCGACGAGGTGGTCGTGACCAGCTTGGCCAGGTCGGCGGCGGTGAAAGGGTCGCCGCTGAAGCGGACCTGCAGCGCGTGTAGGAAGTCGTACGCCTCGTCGTCCTCCGTGGCGACTGGGGACGCCTCCTCCGCCACGGCGGGGTCGGCGAACACGCCCTCGAGGCCCATGAACCGCAGCAAGCCGCCAACCTGGCCGATGAAGTGGCCGTAGTTGTCGGCCCGGCCGTCGTCAACCGAGGGACGACCGGCGAGCACCCAGGCGCGGGCGACGATGAGGATGGCGCGCAGGATCTCTCCGCGGTGCGCGGTGAAGTAGCCGGGCAGGTTCGGGTGCTTGTACCCGGTGCGCAGCCACGGCCTGGGCGTGTTGGGGTCGATGCGGGCCCAGACGACCCGGCGGGGGATATCGCCGCCCAGGGCGAGGTTGTTGCCGGTCAGCACCCAGACGCGGTCGTTGACGGCGATCTCGTGGCTGTTTCCCCCGAGGGTCCGGTCGGACCACTCCCGCGCGGTGAGGAGCATGGCGAACGCGCCGGACCGCACGATTCCGGTCACGTTGTCGAAGGTGACGATCGGGCCGGTGGTGGTGCGCAGGACCGCGTGGATGGACTTGCGGACCTCCTCGTCGTGCGCGGACAACTCCGAGCGGAGCACGCCGCCGTGCAGGATCCGGGGCAGCTCGGCGAGCAAGGTCTTGCCCGATCCCTGTTGGTGCGCCGAGAGCGCCAGCGCCGGGTAGGGCGGCGGCACCAGGGGCCGCAGGACCGGCGTGAACATCGTCATGCCGAGGTAGGTGGCCTTGTCGGACTCGGTCACCCAGGGGAACTCCGCGAACGGCTCGAGCAGGAGCTCGATCGCGGCGGCGACCTGGGCGTCTGTCGGCCTGGCGGGCACCGGCTCGATCCGATGCAGGTCGTCGGGCGGCAGGTACAGGGTCTTCGACTGCTTGTCGTAGCCGGGGCGGTCCAGCACGGTCCCGTCCGGCCGCAGCACCGGGGAGTGCGCGACGACGTCGAGCCGGGGCGTGCGCACCGCGGGCTCGCCGACGCCGGCGGTGAACGTGACGACTGGGTCCAGCGTCGGCAGGACGTCGATCTCCTCCACGACGCCCTTCGACTCCTTCACCTTGAAGCAGTCGAAGCGGTGCGCGATCACCGCGCGCAGCACGCGGGCGTCGGCCGGGCGCACCTGGGCGGGTCCATCGTCGTCGCCCTCACTCGGGGCGGCGATGTACCCGTCCTCGCCGACCTTCGGTACGCGAACTAGTTCCCCGCCGCGGACGAAGAATCCGGGCAGTTCCGGGCCGCCGACGTTGCGCAGCAGCCAGTCATGGAACGTCTTGCCGCTGGTGACTTCCAGGGGGCGGCGGTCGGCGGCGGTCACGCGGCGTCTCCGTTGCCGAAGGTGTGCTCGCGGCAGTCGTCGCAACCGGGGTGACCGATCACCGGAGACTCGGTGGCGAGCGCGATCATCGCGGCGAGCTCGTCGCCGGCCCGATGGGCGAGGCCGACGAGCGCCGGGTCGACCCGCTTCAACGTGAGGCCGATGTTCCGCGCGCTGGTGCGCGTGGCACCCATCTGCCGGACGGAGGCGTGCCGCAGCAGGACCGGGCAGCCGGTGTAGGCGTAGAGGCCTGACGCGGAGTCGGGGTCGACGGACAGGCAGTAGGTGAGCCGGCGACCCTGCGGGTCGCTGACGTTGCGCAGCTCGGCGAGTAGGTCAGCCAGGGCGCTCGCGTCCGACGGGATACCCGCGGCGACGGCGATCTGGCGTCGAGTGAGCTGGGCGCCGGGTCCGGCGCGGTCGAACGCAGCGATCACCGCGAGCCGGGATCGCGCGATGTCGTACTTGCGTGCCATGATTGGGACGCTCCTTCAACGAGTTTGGGTGTTGAGACGGCCCCGCGGACTAGGTCCCCGCGGGGCCGTCTCGCTGTCAGTGCTCGGCGGGGTTGTTGTGGTCGGGGCGCTGCGGGAGTGGCAGGCCGAGCAGCTCGTAGATCGCTGCGACGGGGACGCGGCGCTTCCTCGACCCGGTCTGGATGGTCGGCAGCTCACCTCGGTCCGCGGCCTCGTACGCCGCGGTACGGCCGTAGCCGAGGAGCCGGCCACCTTCGGGGACGGGGACCGTGGGGGTCTCCCAGGGGTCCGGGAGGGCGACTGTGGTGGTCATGCCGATGAGCCTGCCGACTACGGGACTACCCGTACAACGGACGCAGCGGTACGAACGGGACTTTCCTGGTAGATTCCGGGTATGGCCGCAACGAAGCAGAAGAACCGACTGAGGATCCGCGCCGCCTATCGGGACAGCATCGTGCTGGTCCGTACCCCCACCGGAGACGTCTTCACCGCCCCGGAGGAGGTCGACGTCGAGGAGGTGGGCACCGGCCTGGCCGTCACGTTCAGGATCAACGGGGAAGGTCGCTACGTCCCGGTCAAGGTGACGCTCACGGCCGACGACCCCGAGGTCGGCGTCGCGCAGTACATGCGCCAGCCGCTCAACCGAATCGCCACCCAGGTGATGAAGACCGTGGCGTCGCCGGTGCAGTTGCGGGAGAACGAGGACGGGACCACGACCGTCGTCCACAAGCTCACTGAGCGCATCCCCGAGCCGAGCGCGGAGCAGGTCCAGCGGCCACGCGCCGGGGGCCGTCAGCGACTCAGCGACGACTTCCTGCGCGACGTGGCGACGGTGTGGACCCAGGCGCCACCGTCGAACCGGACACGCGAGGTGCAGCACTGGTACCGGCGCCAGACCGGCACCGAGGTGACCAGCGACCGGGTCGAGAACTGGCGGCGGAAGGCCGAGAAGGTGTTCCCCGAGATGTTCAAGG from Candidatus Nanopelagicales bacterium encodes the following:
- a CDS encoding toprim domain-containing protein, which encodes MSPTAAWLRAVLAASGSGHTNGNPPLWQCPAHDDVHPSLSVLDRPHGRASVKCFTHCTTDEVLAALKVTRRVLHHPPRLEPTEHARRYITVTYPPVDLTRPGAGRDGRTWKWEAAHPYGDRWRVVRYRATDGTKDLRWETRDDAGAWIPGLRGAAVRDLPLYLERQVAMGIAAGETIYLVESESSVDALAGRGLYATTWAGGASAPNLRRLRHLLTGAHVVLVPDNDPPGLACAQRIRDELADHAASLEVLTPPEGDDARDLLRDDPAAFGLTTRRTTTTKENPA